A segment of the Suncus etruscus isolate mSunEtr1 chromosome 19, mSunEtr1.pri.cur, whole genome shotgun sequence genome:
CATACCCCAGGTATGTCACTTCGTTGCGGCACAACTGAGCTTTCTTGGCCGACACCCGGTACCCCAACTCACCCAATTCTTTTAGGAGTTCTCTGGTTCCTTTTTCGCATGCTTCCTTGGTGGATGCTGCCAGCAGGAGGTCATCGACATACtgaaggagggagacttgggggtTCCGAGCCCTGAAGGGGGCCAGGTCCCTATGGAGTGCCTCGTCGAATAgtgtgggggagtttttaaaacCCTGGGGCAATCTAGTCCATGTCAGCTGTCCAGTGTGTCCCCCTTCTGGATCCctccactcaaaagcaaacatCAGTTGGCTGCTGGGGTGTAATTGGAGACAGAAAAAAGCGTCCTTTAGATCCAGCACTGTGTACCAAACCCGCTCCGGTGGGAGGGAACTCAGTAGATTGTAAGGGTTAGGCACAGTGGGATGCAAATCCTGGGCCCTTTTATTAACCTCCCTTAAGTCTTGTACTGGTCGGTAGTCCCCAGTGCCAGGTTTCTTCACCGGCAGCAAAGGCGTGTTCCAGGGAGATCGGCAGGGTACTAGAACTCCTTGCTGTATCAGCCTCTGGATGTGGGGACGGATgccttcctttgcttctttaCTCATGGGATATTGTCTCACCGAGATAGGTGAGGCATGCGCTTTCAGCTCTACCACTATCGGGGGTACTTGTTTAGCCTTGCCAATTCCTGCCTGTTCAGCCCAGACCTCAGGGAATTGGGTAAGCCATTCTGAAGCAATTACTTCTCCAGGCTTTGTTTCATGGAGGCGGTATTCCTCCTCAAGTCCGACTACCAGACAAGTCACAGGGGCTTCCCCCAAGGTTACTTCAGGTCCCTTAGGGGTAAACTGAATTTGTGCCTTTAATTTGGTCAGCAAATCTCTTCCCAGGAGGGGCGCAGGGCACTCAGggatgaccaggaaggagtgagtTACTCGGCCCCTTCCAAcgtccaattttctttttgtagtccATTGGTAGAATTTGCTGCCTGTGGCCCCCACAACCATGGTTTCTTTTGTTCCTAATTTTCCTAGGGGCCTGGTCAATACCGAATGTTCAGCTCCCGTGTCCACCAGGAAGTTGATGGGAGTCCCCTCTACTGGAAGCGTTACCCTGGGCTCGGGGAGGGGGACCGAGCCCCGTCCTCCCTAATCATCGAGAGCCAGGACCTTGTTCCTCCTGAGTTGCTTTTTCGGGCACTCCCTGGCCCAGtgtcctttttctttacaatgggCACACTGATCTTTTTCGAGTGGACGGTCACgtcctttttctttacaatgggCACACTGATCTCTATCGAATGGACGATCTTGGCCTCTCGGGGTTCTTCTTGCCCTGTCGCCCAGGTGCCCTGTCtgcctgcttctttctctttctgctatactatccccTACTACTGCAGCCAATATTCTAGTTAAATTTCTCTCTTGTCGGCGATCACGCCGGTTCTCTCtgtcctctatctctttcttttctctttcctttttctcctcttctgtctctctcttgtggAACACTTTCTCTGCCTCCTTCACTAAGTCCCGCAACGAATAATCTTGAAGTCCCTCTAGCCTCTGTAGCTTACATTTTATATCTGTGGCTGACTGCCCAATAAAGGCCATTGCTATGGCCGCCTGCTGTCCCTCTGAAGCTGGATCGAAAGGAGTGTACCTCCTATAAGCTTCCATTAGGCGTTCCAGGAAAACCGAGGGTGGCTCAACTGGACCTTGGACAACCTCTCTTACCTTAGCCAAATTCGTGGGGCGTCTTGCAGCCCCTCTGAGACCTGCAATTAGAGCCCGGCGGTAGACGGTGAGGCGCTCCCTACCTTCTGCTGTATTGAAGTCCCAGGTTGGCCTGGTCAATGGAAACCCTTCATCTATGAGGTTAGGGAGATTGGTGGGAGTCCCATCGGCCCCCGGGACGTTTTTCCTGGCTTCAAGGAggactctttctctttcctctgtcgTGAAGAGGACCTGGAGCAGTTGTTGACAGTCGTCCCAGGTGGGCTGATGCGAAAACATGAGAGACTCGAGGAGTCCCGTCAGGGCAGAGGGATTATCTGAAAAGGAGGGGTGCATAGTCTTCCAATTATATAGATCTGCCGAGgaaaaaggccagtactgtaaagGGGGAAGCTGGTCATCTCCTGGTGGGGGCCCCATTGCCCGAAGGGGGAGGGCAAGAGACCGTGACTCGGAGGGGCGAACAGTTTTTGGACTGCGGCCCTTCCGGCTCCGGGTTCCCCCTGCTGGTCCCGGTTCGCGTGGACCGGCCGCCGGGGGTTGCCCCACAGCGACGTGTGGCACGTTAGGTTGTGCCGGCTGGGGAGAGGATTGAGGTTGGGAGtacggagggggggggggggagtcaagAAGAAGATCATTGTCTATCTCAGGGTAGAGAGGCGGGGGAGCTGAAGGTCGTGGGGGGACAGGTAGGTTGGGCTCGGGATCTGAGGCTACTGCTATCATAGTGGAAGTTGGCTCAGGGTGGCCAGATATCCAGGGCTTGACCCACGCTGGTGGATTCTGGACGAGGTCCTGCCAGACGAGAATGTAGGGTATTTGGTCCGGGTGTCCCCCTTCAGACTGAAAAATGACCTTTTTTACTGCGGAAATAAGAGAAAGGTTAAAGACACCTTCCGGCGGCCAGCCGACTCCAAAGGTTGGCCACTCAGAGGTGCAGAAGGTCTGCCAGGGGCCCTTCCGTACCCCGACAGACAGATTGTGAGCCCTAGCTTTTACGTCAGTCCAGTGGTTGAgagttagagtcaaaggagtcgtCACGGTCTGTCCCATCTTAGTCCTAATTTCAAGGAAAACTGACACAGAAGTTACAATCAAGAGACAAATGACCCAGAACAAGCGCCGTTCCCGCGTTGCCCAAAGGCACTTCAAAGAGTCGGATGGCAAGGGCCTCCGCCGCCAGCCTAGTTCAATGAGGAAGCTACTCTCCTCGCGACTCTCCAGACCAGGGGGGTACACCAGGCGTCCCTGGTCGCCCCCGCTACCTCCCGGGACGTCTCCCAGGGTGATTGGACGGTGGACACCCGGACACGTCTGTCTTTATCCACGAAACCTCAGACTTGCTGAGCGTCCGTAAAGCCGAAACTGCGATCGCGCCAGACCTCAGAGAAAAGTACAGCCAGAAGCAAACGAACCCAGACTAagtagacacagacacagacacaaaagCTCACCTCCAAGTGGGTCTGGGGTCTCTGGGTGGTCGCAAATATCCCGGACGAGCCCCCAAATGAAAGAATTCCCCCGTAGGAGAACtccgctccaggctcaggatatgcgcgcaaccacagagacacagagaccagACTTGCTGCAATAACACGAGggattttaatatctcagcatgctggggaccgaatctcataactcaggaccgagtaggggagattcggcccccctttagcattcagcaaagcttttatagggtaAAAAGTCCATACATATCATGAgaacacacctgccaggaaggaggcatcTTTCCTTATCTCCCGCCACAGAAGAAGTTATGCGTCAGAGCCCAGGAAGGAGGCATTTTGTTTACCCTGTGTAACAGATGGGGCAGTGTTtgcccctggggtcatgtgcgtATCTTTGTCCTTCCCCTGACGGCATATGCCTAATTTAAAGTGAGGTAGGGTCTTCCGCGAATTGTGGCTTtggttagttcaaaggaaggggagtttttagggagtgggggagtggaaaggttcccagggaaaggaaggggagtttttagggagtgggggagtggaaaggCTCCCAGGGAGCTTAAGTGAGCTTGAAAGAAGTGTAAATTAAGGCACTTTAAGGAATTAGCTTAGTCGGGATCTTTCTTTAGGGGCttaattaaagtgtaaattagGGAAGTTAGAGTGCTTAGCTTAGCCGGGAGCTTTAGGGGAGTGCAGGTTAGGgcgcctagtttttttttttttttctattggctattttccagttcttgcttatttttgttattttttcttcacaccttttcaAGAGTACCTGGGAAGTACTGGAGGTCATTATTTTGAAGTTCTGCTAATTCTTGTCTTTGCTTTTGTTCATTTCcaggtaatttttttaatttcactttttatttcttcattggcTTAATTTGTTCAATAGCACGCTGCTTATACTCCACAAATTTgccatttcttcctctttcttgtttcatcttacttaattttaaaaattgaataactGTGAGTTACAAAGTTGGAAAGTTGTTGATGGTCGAGATTCAATCATACAATATTTTGACGCCCATCTCATCACCAACTTTCATTTTCCACCCCCATTTCCTGTTTCCCTCCTGTCTCCCTCTCCTACATCCTGCTCATTGGCAGATACTTTCTATCTttccccaaccttttttttttttcctttttggtacaATGTTTACCatactgttactgaagaggtaaCATGCATATCATTTCAGCACCTacctcttgtccagagtgatcatttccaattatcattgtcatagcggcCCCTTCTCTATCCTACCTACACTCCCCACTTCTTTGTGGCAAGATTTTCTACTATAGATCAGTCCTCTTagcccttatttctattgtctttggatgttATTGTCACactatgtctttttcttttaataaataatatatttttatatatttatatatacatatatatttgtttgttttgagccagacCAGGTGGAGCTCAGTAGGTATTtcaggttctgtactcagaaatacttctggcggtactcaggaccatatggatactggaGATcagacctaggtcagccatatgcaaagcaaacaatctatccattgtactatctctctgggactgtgtgttgtttttggttttgttttgttttgttggtttctttttgattttaataTCCAACAAATGAGCACAAACATTCAATGTCtgctctctttctgactcatttcactctccTGTTACTGTCCATCTATCAAtgtctaagtaaatttcatgacttgaattttcctaacagctgcagagtattccatggtgtagtttctttatccactcatttgttcataagcacttagattgtttccagattctggctattgtgaatagcgctgCAATCAACCAGGAGTGCTGATGTATTGTCtgccttgtgtttttgttttgttttgttttgttttttgccccttgggtatattcccaggagcagtattACTGActtgaatggaagctcaatttctagttgtcTGAGGAAGGTATACTGGTTTTTCCTTCTTTAAGTTGCCTTTCACTTTCCTATCACTTTGGAAGGAAAGGTTCTTGATAAAATCTTGATATTTTTAAAGCTATTGGCTCTTATTTCATATCTCAACaataatatgtttataaaatattttgtgtgcaTTTAAAAACTGTATACTCTGTCTCTATgttgttgggttgttttttttttcagggagggGGAGGAATTGTGCAAATATTCGTTATATTTGTCATGGAAGGCATTGTTTTCCTTGTGGATTTTCTAATGGATGCTCTATGCATAGTTgaaagtgatatatatgtatatgtatatgtatatgtatatatatatggagagtaAATTTTTCTCACCTTTATTgcagacgtgggtccccatacaatgtgtTTTGTGcagtctcattatttcatatttcatatttgtccgttCGTGTGCCCACTTTTCTTTCATGAAGGATTATGACCCCACTAGaag
Coding sequences within it:
- the LOC125997597 gene encoding LOW QUALITY PROTEIN: uncharacterized protein LOC125997597 (The sequence of the model RefSeq protein was modified relative to this genomic sequence to represent the inferred CDS: substituted 1 base at 1 genomic stop codon), with amino-acid sequence MGQTVTTPLTLTLNHWTDVKARAHNLSVGVRKGPWQTFCTSEWPTFGVGWPPEGVFNLSLISAVKKVIFQSEGGHPDQIPYILVWQDLVQNPPAWVKPWISGHPEPTSTMIAVASDPEPNLPVPPRPSAPPPLYPEIDNDLLLDSPPPPPYSQPQSSPQPAQPNVPHVAVGQPPAAGPREPGPAGGTRSRKGRSPKTVRPSESRSLALPLRAMGPPPGDDQLPPLQYWPFSSADLYNWKTMHPSFSDNPSALTGLLESLMFSHQPTWDDCQQLLQVLFTTEERERVLLEARKNVPGADGTPTNLPNLIDEGFPLTRPTWDFNTAEGRERLTVYRRALIAGLRGAARRPTNLAKVREVVQGPVEPPSVFLERLMEAYRRYTPFDPASEGQQAAIAMAFIGQSATDIKCKLQRLEGLQDYSLRDLVKEAEKVFHKRETEEEKKEREKKEIEDRENRRDRRQERNLTRILAAVVGDSIAERERSRQTGHLGRDRPLEKDQCAHCKEKGHWARECPKKQLRRNKVLALDDXGGRGSVPLPEPRVTLPVEGTPINFLVDTGAEHSVLTRPLGKLGTKETMVVGATGSKFYQWTTKRKLDVGRGRVTHSFLVIPECPAPLLGRDLLTKLKAQIQFTPKGPEVTLGEAPVTCLVVGLEEEYRLHETKPGEVIASEWLTQFPEVWAEQAGIGKAKQVPPIVVELKAHASPISVRQYPMSKEAKEGIRPHIQRLIQQGVLVPCRSPWNTPLLPVKKPGTGDYRPVQDLREVNKRAQDLHPTVPNPYNLLSSLPPERVWYTVLDLKDAFFCLQLHPSSQLMFAFEWRDPEGGHTGQLTWTRLPQGFKNSPTLFDEALHRDLAPFRARNPQVSLLQYVDDLLLAASTKEACEKGTRELLKELGELGYRVSAKKAQLCRNEVTYLGYVLKNGKRWLTEARKKTVVTIPVPKTPRQVREFLGTAGFCRLWIPGFASLAAPLYPLTRDQAPFAWTQECQEAFERIKTALLTAPALALPDLTKPFTLYVDERAGVARGVLTQALGPWKRPVAYLSKKLDPVASGWPSCLKVIAAVALLVKDADKLTLGQRVVIVAPHALESIVRQPPDRWLTNARITHYQSLLLNDRITFGPPAILNPASLLPETDGSQPVHSCTDILAEETGTRRDLTDLPWHGAPNWYTDGSSFIMDGKRKAGAAIVDGKQVIWASSLPEGTSAQKAELQALTKALELAEGKVINIYTDSRYAFSTAHIHSAIYKQRGLLMAAGKEIKNKEEILALLEAIHLPKKVAIIHCPGHQKGMDPVAAGNRMADHTAKKAAQGTISCALCEQRKKPQPKEDNFSLNYTPIDCEEVERLKEKGLSSGFDCHGIAKTKDNKIILPHKEGEYYVKSIHHLTHLGKKKLCELVKASNYHVLRLRTITEQVTQSCKACVLTNAHHPLVEPGKRLRGDRPGVFWEVDFTEIVPGRYGNKYLLVFIDTFSGWVEAFPTKSETAQVVTKKILEEILPRFGIPKVIGSDNGPAFVAQVSQGLAKQLGTNWKLHCAYRPQSSGQVERMNRTLKETLTKLAIETGGKNWLGLLPFALLRARNTPGRFGLTPYEILFGGPPPLTRPDGVLDPALDSHSPSALFIHLKALEAVRTQIWDQIKEAYSPGTPAVPHGIQVGDLVLVRRHRVGTLEPRWKGPYLVLLTTPTAVKVDGIAAWIHASHTKKAPAEELKDEWKVETTDNPLKLRLRRRLCPER